One Brassica napus cultivar Da-Ae chromosome C2, Da-Ae, whole genome shotgun sequence DNA window includes the following coding sequences:
- the LOC125581959 gene encoding uncharacterized protein LOC125581959, with amino-acid sequence MHLEELQAKDARLAKNETLLWKNHTEHFTEWLKNKIHLDSKDSHSKEIRWLAFGPRNVALAHKGFIINGQRFHTDAVKLKTQNSGVTYEAFSMCRSSARDMRQVADMITYYGVIKEILVIDYHMFKVPLFRCNWANTANGVKEEDGFTLVNLHMNQEAYLKDPFILSSQAKQVFYSREDDASNWYVVMRAPPRGYHELETEEDLGGAPLPVQEVDDMGDDMDDDSVHVRDDCEGLLVVD; translated from the exons ATGCATTTGGAAGAGTTGCAAGCTAAGGATGCTCGATTGGCTAAAAATGAAACTTTGTTATGGAAAAACCATACTGAACACTTTACAGAATGGCTTAAAAATAAG ATTCATTTAGACTCAAAAGATAGTCATTCTAAGGAGATAAGGTGGTTGGCATTTGGACCAAGAAATGTTGCTTTAGCACATAAAGGATTCATCATCAATGGCCAACGGTTTCATACTGATGCGGTCAAGCTGAAGACACAAAACAGTGGAGTAACTTATGAAGCCTTTAGCATGTGTAGATCAAGTGCAAGAGATATGAGACAGGTCGCGGATATGATTACATACTATGGAGTGATAAAGGAGATTTTGGTCATCGACTATCACATGTTCAAAGTGCCACTCTTTAGATGCAACTGGGCAAACACAGCGAATGGTGTGAAGGAAGAAGATGGCTTCACTCTTGTTAACCTTCATATGAACCAAGAAGCCTATTTGAAAGATCCATTCATTCTATCTTCTCAAGCGAAACAGGTTTTCTACTCTAGGGAGGATGATGCTTCAAATTGGTATGTTGTTATGAGAGCACCACCTAGAGGTTATCATGAGTTGGAAACAGAAGAGGATTTAGGTGGTGCTCCTTTACCtgtccaagaagttgatgatatgGGTGATGATATGGATGATGATAGTGTACATGTTAGGGATGATTGTGAAGGTTTATTAGTGGTAGATTGA
- the LOC106378330 gene encoding uncharacterized protein LOC106378330, producing the protein MSAPPANDVVSFKDRATADQAKPHNDLLVIELTIQDIDVARVLVDTGCSANIIYKSTLERMEIDQCAVTEGPSPIFGLSGDATMTHGSIDLVVKAGNVIKVTEFLVIDRPTSYNAIVGTPCLNSMRAIPSTFHLCLKFPTPRGVETIQGDRRMSQVCFAAELKRKNFAIETSHKKKRKLTLDENAPERDSEVFWQSQRAKALEGKREPTCEPVISICLDESSPERCIEIGANLREPVKTELIACLKKNLNAFAWAAEDMPGIDIGITCHELNIDPTYKPAKQKRRKLGPECATAVNEEVERLLKVGSITEVRYLDWLANPVVVKKKNDKWRVCVDFTDLNKACPMDCFPLPHIDRLVKATTGNKLLSFMDAFSGYNQIMMNPDDREKTAFITDQGTYCYKLGKTMEVYIDDMLVKSLDEHDHVSHLEECFARLNAHNMKLNPAKCRFAVASGEFLGHLVTCRGIEANPKQINALIEMVSPKTKREVQRLTGRVAALNHFISRSTDKCLPFYDTLKGNKKFEWSEECEKSFQQLKRYLATPPVLAKPVEGEPLFLYIAISTTAVSGVLIREERGEQKPIFYISKTLLDAETRYPLMEKLAFAVVTSARKLRPYFQSHTIIILTTFPMRTILHSSSQSARLTKWAIKLSEYDVEYRQGTCAKSQVLADFLVELPTRDMTNTEPDSTWILHVDGSSSKQGSEIGIWLTSPTGEVLEQSFRLEFHATNNEAECEALVTGLRLAHGLKIHNIHDYCDSQLVANQYSGEYKARDERMDAYLKLIQDLSRDFNHFALTRIPHSENTQADALAALASSSDSGLRRVIAVEFIEHPSIGPPVVSNLIRAQIKNAEEVEYPPEENVDQSEYGCDSPWLEPIRAYIINGTLPTEKWAARKIKT; encoded by the exons ATGTCCGCTCCACCAGCTAACGATGTTGTTTCTTTCAAGGACCGGGCAACGGCCGATCAGGCCAAACCCCACAACGACCTCCTTGTCATCGAGCTGACGATCCAGGACATCGACGTAGCGAGAGTGTTGGTCGACACCGGATGCTCGGCCAATATTATCTACAAAAGCACCCTCGAAAGAATGGAGATTGATCAGTGCGCCGTTACGGAAGGACCCAGCCCGATATTCGGACTCTCGGGAGATGCTACTATGACTCACGGGTCGATCGACCTCGTTGTTAAAGCTGGGAACGTCATCAAAGTCACGGAATTCTTAGTCATCGACCGCCCAACATCGTACAACGCGATCGTCGGTACTCCATGTCTGAATTCCATGCGAGCGATCCCTTCGACATTCCATCTGTGCCTTAAGTTTCCAACCCCTCGTGGAGTCGAAACTATACAAGGAGACCGCAGGATGTCACAAGTATGTTTCGCCGCCgagttaaaaagaaagaactttGCGATCGAAACTTcccataaaaagaaaagaaagctgaCTCTCGATGAGAATGCCCCGGAACGAGACTCGGAAGTCTTCTGGCAATCTCAAAGGGCCAAAGCCCTAGAAGGGAAGCGCGAACCGACTTGTGAACCGGTAATTTCGATCTGCCTCGACGAATCCTCTCCGGAACGATGCATCGAGATTGGAGCCAACCTCCGCGAGCCAGTAAAGACAGAGCTCATCGCCTGTCTCAAAAAGAACCTCAATGCGTTCGCTTGGGCCGCagaagatatgccagggatcgaTATCGGCATAACGTGTCATGAGCTTAACATCGATCCGACCTACAAACCCGCcaaacaaaaaaggcggaagctaggaccggAGTGTGCCACCGCGGTAAATGAGGAAGTCGAAAGGCTCCTGAAGGTCGGATCAATAACAGAAGTTAGGTATCTagactggctcgctaacccggtcgtggtcaaaaagaaaaacgacaAATGGCGAGTATGCGTCGATTTCACCGATCTCAACAAGGCATGTCCAATGGATTGCTTCCCACTCCCGCACATCGACCGACTGGTCAAAGCAACAACAGGGAACAAACTCTTATCATTTATGGATGCCTTCTCCGGGTACAATCAGATcatgatgaatcccgacgatcgtgagaaAACTGCGTTCATCACCGATCAGGGAACATATTGCTACAAA CTCGGCAAGACTATGGAGGTATACATCGATGACATGCTCGTAAAGTCTCTTGACGAGCACGACCACGTCTCCCATTTGGAGGAGTGCTTTGCAAGACTTAACGCCCACAACATGAAACTTAACCCTGCAAAGTGTAGATTCGCGGTGGCATCAGGAGAATTTCTCGGGCACCTAGTCACGTGTCGTGGGATCGAAGCCAATCctaagcagataaacgcgttaATAGAGATGGTCTCGCCAAAGACGaaacgggaagtccaaaggctaACCGGAAGAGTCGCGGCCTTGAACCATTTCATCTCGCGCTCGACGGATAAGTGTCTTCCTTTCTATGACACGCTGAAAGGGAATAAGAAGTTCGAATGGTCAGAGGAATGTGAGAAATCTTTTCAACAGCTAAAACGTTACCTGGCCACTCCTCCCGTCCTCGCAAAACCAGTGGAGGGAGAACCCTTGTTCCTGTACATCGCAATCTCCACAACAGCGGTAAGCGGAGTTTTGATTAGAGAGGAACGCGGTGAGCAAAAACCAAtcttctacataagcaaaacgtTACTGGATGCTGAGACCCGGTATCCCCTGATGGAGAAACTAGCATTCGCAGTTGTGACATCGGCAAGGAAACTCCGGCCGTACTTTCAGTCGCATACCATAATAATCCTCACCACCTTCCCCATGCGAACGATCTTGCACAGTTCGAGTCAGTCAGCACGACTCACAAAATGGGCAATCAAACTAAGCGAGTACGACGTGGAGTACCGCCAAGGAACCTGCGCAAAATCTCAAGTACTAGCGGACTTCTTGGTAGAATTGCCCACGAGGGATATGACAAACACGGAACCGGACTCAACCTGGATCCTTCACGTCGATGGATCATCGTCCAAACAAGGATCCGAGATCGGAATCTGGCTCACGTCTCCGACCGGCGAAGTCTTGGAACAGTCGTTCCGATTGGAATTCCATGCGacgaacaacgaggccgaatgtGAAGCACTCGTCACAGGATTACGATTAGCCCATGGGCTTAAGATCCACAACATTCACGATTACTGTGACTCTCAGTTAGTCGCAAATCAGTACAGTGGAGAATACAAAGCGAGGGACGAAAGAATGGATGCATATCTAAAACTCATCCAAGACCTCTCCCGAGACTTCAACCACTTCGCCCTCACTAGGATTCCTCACTCGGAAAACACTCAGGCGGATGCCTTGGCCGCACTCGCATCAAGTTCGGATTCTGGACTAAGACGAGTAATCgccgtcgagttcatcgaacacccAAGCATCGGACCACCAGTGGTCTCCAATCTGATTCGAGCACAAATCAAAAATGCGGAGGAAGTCGAATACCCACCAGAAGAAAACGTGGATCAGTCAGAATACGGCTGCGACAGCCCATGGCTAGAGCCAATCCGAGCATACATAATCAACGGAACGCTTCCCACTGAGAAATGGGCGGCCCGCAAAATCAAGACCTAG
- the LOC106398726 gene encoding uncharacterized protein LOC106398726 produces the protein MDKSWIWLPRNSHEYSEGATNFVNSSAKRLGSLSEMLCPCRDCRNLSHQSLDKIVEHLVIRGMDKKYKSSRWSIHGEKRDSAEDSVLQYETEAFDLFKTIFSMDEGGPNPTTDNEDDEAPEEIEFKKKLRDAQTPLYSDCLKHTKVSAIMGLYRFKVKSGVSENYFDQLLVLLEDLLPEDNVLPKSLAAIKKFLKIFGFGYDSIHACKNDCILYRKEYENLESCPRCKVSRWEMDKHSNELKVGIPAKVLRYFPIKDRFRRMFRSQRMAEDLRWHYTNATEDGTMRHPVDSISWAQVNAKWPDFAADPRNLRLGISTDGMNPFSMQSTNHSTWPVLLVNYNTPPTMCMKAENIMLTLLIPGPTAPGNNIDVYLAPLIDDLKDLWAEGIEVYDSFAKENFNLRALLLWSISDYPALGTLSGCKVKGKQACNVCGKDTPARWLKFSRKFVYMSNRRRLPPGHRYRYKKAWFDNTVEEGNANRIQTGAEIYETLQAFTNDFGRPLEKEKKRKRLELEDDERLQEEECEESNELWRWKKRSIFFDLPYWKELPVRHNIDVMHCLC, from the exons ATGGATAAGTCGTGGATTTGGCTTCCAAG GAATAGCCACGAGTATTCAGAAGGAGCAACTAATTTTGTGAATTCGTCCGCAAAAAGATTGGGAAGTCTGTCTGAAATGCTATGCCCTTGTAGAGACTGCCGCAATCTGAGCCATCAGTCACTGGATAAAATTGTGGAGCATTTGGTGATTAGGGGTATGGATAAGAAGTATAAGAGTTCTCGTTGGAGTATTCATGGAGAAAAAAGAGATTCTGCAGAAGACagtgttcttcaatatgaaacAGAGGCGTTTGATTTGTTTAAGACAATATTCTCCATGGACGAAGGTGGTCCAAACCCGACAACTGACAACGAAGACGATGAAGCACCAGAGGAAATTGAGTTTAAGAAAAAGCTCAGAGACGCTCAAACGCCATTATACTCGGATTGTCTCAAGCACACAAAGGTTTCAGCTATCATGGGACTTTACAGATTCAAGGTTAAAAGTGGTGTGTCGGAGAACTACTTTGATCAGCTGTTGGTTTTACTTGAGGATTTGCTACCTGAAGACAATGTTCTTCCCAAGAGTTTAGCTGCAATCAAGAAATTTCTGAAGATCTTTGGGTTCGGCTACGACAGTATTCATGCTTGCAAGAATGATTGCATATTGTATAGGAAGGAGTATGAGAACCTAGAAAGCTGTCCAAGATGCAAAGTTTCAAGATGGGAAATGGATAAGCACAGTAATGAGTTAAAGGTGGGGATTCCGGCAAAGGTCCTTAGATATTTTCCAATCAAGGACAGGTTTAGGAGGATGTTTAGATCACAAAGGATGGCTGAAGATCTGCGTTGGCACTATACCAATGCCACTGAAGATGGTACAATGCGGCACCCTGTTGATTCTATCTCTTGGGCACAAGTGAATGCTAAATGGCCAGACTTTGCTGCTGATCCACGGAATCTTCGACTTGGGATTTCTACAGATGGGATGAACCCTTTCTCCATGCAAAGCACCAATCACAGCACATGGCCAGTGTTGTTAGTGAACTATAACACGCCTCCAACCATGTGTATGAAGGCTGAGAATATAATGCTGACTTTGTTGATCCCTGGTCCTACTGCTCCTGGTAACAACATTGATGTTTACCTAGCACCACTGATAGACGATCTAAAGGATTTGTGGGCTGAGGGTATTGAAGTGTATGACTCATTTGCGAAGGAGAACTTTAATCTCAGAGCCTTGCTGCTTTGGAGTATCAGTGACTATCCAGCCTTAGGAACACTGTCTGGATGTAAAGTAAAGGGGAAACAAGCCTGCAATGTATGTGGAAAGGATACACCTGCAAGGTGGCTTAAGTTTAGCCGCAAGTTTGTCTACATGAGTAACAGAAGGAGACTACCGCCTGGCCATCGTTACAGATATAAAAAAGCTTGGTTTGACAACACTGTGGAGGAAGGGAATGCTAATAGGATACAAACAGGCGCTGAGATATATGAGACACTACAAGCTTTTACGAATGATTTTGGTAGACCTctagagaaggaaaaaaaaaggaaaagactagagttggaagatgatgaGAGGTTACAAGAAGAAGAGTGTGAAGAATCAAATGAACTATGGCGGtggaagaagagatcaataTTCTTTGATCTACCTTACTGGAAG GAGTTGCCTGTTCGTCACAATATTGATGTTATGCATTGTCTCTGTTGA
- the LOC111203552 gene encoding uncharacterized protein At1g43920, Chloroplastic-like, which yields MSSDSTAESSTVNTYGIRGFPASCVCGTKTTIYTSETNKNPGRPFFRCLTRRKNHLFKWVEEAVYEEVQDALPKIVMLEAELNKEKSDIEDLKGVVTELMEEVVRAKTEVKRCKVMMTILFVIMCVIIIVLLVSLM from the exons ATGAGTTCGGATTCGACAGCTGAGAGTTCAACCGTGAACACATACGGTATTCGTGGGTTTCCGGCGAGCTGTGTTTGCGGGACTAAGACAACAATCTACACGTCTGAGACTAACAAGAATCCGGGGAGACCTTTCTTCAGATGTCTTACGAGAAGAAAG AACCACTTGTTTAAATGGGTTGAGGAGGCTGTTTATGAAGAGGTTCAAGATGCCTTACCAAAGATTGTAATGCTTGAAGCTGAGCTTAACAAAGAAAAATCTGATATTGAAGATTTGAAAGGCGTGGTCACTGAGTTGATGGAAGAAGTTGTAAGAGCCAAAACAGAGGTGAAGAGGTGTAAGGTGATGATGACGATCTTGTTTGTGATCATGTGCGTGATCATCATTGTCCTACTAGTTAGTTTGATGTAG
- the LOC125581958 gene encoding uncharacterized protein LOC125581958 — protein MDSTSAADNIREDAVSKVLGKDKPGRVRGFGRGITANKLAYLQFRDAKIAEMKSEIEELKGMVRELAEKKKSNVDAETSESSGGFKEGVRVQILDWIESEDVVVGEGEFCSAEPKYKIGRIPIGPNAVAIVVKYALSASASLWRPTTDVLTLDEAVGYKISWPMDKVILDKDPNCSEDLSMQSKEGEYRRCKIYDWTNDEDEVIAEGLVCSSKSKDMVNNIPLGPNAVSVEVVKVFNDQAYLWRPTADMFLIGDALSEKIAWPVLKVEVMPTPATEVTPTKCAGKKIASPSKPAKKKAVSPGSTSSTRSPKQKCTLLDCNNSGRKVAEGRVASTDPNELCHFVPLGPNASKVWIDVAKIGDAKVWRPNSEIECISDAMGSVVAWPNDKIKFV, from the exons ATGGACTCCACATCAGCTGCTGATAACATAAGGGAAGATGCTGTGAGCAAGGTTTTGGGAAAAGACAAACCTGGACGAGTAAGGGGCTTTGGTAGAGGGATTACAGCTAATAAGCTAGCATATCTGCAATTTAGAGACGCTAAGATTGCAGAAATGAAAAGTGAGATTGAAGAGTTAAAGGGGATGGTGCGAGAATTAGCTGAGAAGAAG AAAAGTAATGTTGATGCTGAAACATCTGAGAGTAGTGGTGGATTCAAAGAAGGAGTCAGAGTACAAATACTGGATTGGATTGAATCAGAGGATGTTGTTGTTGGTGAAGGAGAATTCTGCTCTGCTGAACCGAAGTACAAAATTGGTCGTATACCAATTGGTCCTAATGCAGTGGCTATCGTAGTTAAGTATGCACTAAGCGCATCAGCTTCACTCTGGAGGCCTACTACGGATGTGTTAACTCTTGATGAAGCTGTGGGATACAAGATATCTTGGCCAATGGATAAAGTGATTTTGGATAAGGATCCAAACTGTTCTGAAGATTTATCTAtg CAAAGCAAGGAAGGTGAATATCGAAGATGCAAGATATATGATTGGACCAATGATGAGGACGAGGTCATTGCTGAAGGTCTCGTGTGCTCTTCAAAATCCAAAGACATGGTTAACAACATACCTCTGGGTCCCAATGCTGTTAGTGTCGAAGTAGTGAAGGTGTTCAATGATCAAGCATATTTGTGGAGGCCAACCGCTGATATGTTCTTGATTGGTGATGCACTTAGCGAGAAAATAGCATGGCCAGTCCTAAAGGTTGAAGTCATGCCTACACCCGCTACAGAAGTAACACCAACTAAATGTGCAGGGAAGAAAATAGCATCACCTTCGAAGCCAGCCAAGAAAAAAGCAGTG AGTCCAGGCAGCACTAGTTCGACCAGAAGTCCGAAGCAGAAGTGCACTCTCTTGGATTGCAACAACTCTGGACGTAAGGTAGCTGAAGGAAGGGTAGCTTCAACGGATCCGAATGAGTTGTGCCACTTTGTACCCCTAGGTCCAAATGCAAGCAAGGTGTGGATTGATGTGGCTAAGATCGGCGATGCAAAAGTCTGGAGGCCAAATTCAGAGATTGAATGCATATCTGATGCAATGGGTTCGGTTGTGGCATGGCCAAAtgacaaaatcaaatttgtctaa